The Candidatus Denitrolinea symbiosum DNA window CGCCGCCTGCTCAAAATGGACGAGGCCGCAAAGACCAGCGCCATGCCTCTCGACACGGCGCTGGAAATGTTCGTGGTGGAACTGGCGGGGACATGACGCGGCCGCGTTATGCCAAATGTATGAAAATTTCAGGTTTTTGTTCGGCAATTCGCAGCAGCGCGAGCGCGGGACCGCTTGGCTTCCGCCTGCCTTGCTCCCAATCTTGAACGGTGCGCAGGCTTACGCCCATCAAACCGGCAAAAGCCGATTGCGATAGTTTCAACCTGGAACGAATCTCCTGGGGCGCGGCGGGTTCTTTCAAGACGCGGACGCGCAAGGTCTTCGCGCCCACCTTGTAGGCCTTGATTTCGCGAACGCCTTCGAGGATTTCCTGGCCGATATTACGTTTAGTCATGTAGAGGCTTCGATGAACTCCATAGTTTAGATTATACGGCAATGCCGTATGGTAGGCAAGCCCTTTTTGTCTGCTTTCAGGGGAAGTAAATTATTTCTCCACAGCCGGAAACCCAAACCACGGACGCAGGCGCGGGTTGTAGCGGATCGCCAGTTCGTAGATCAACGCGGGGATCAGCACGCCGCTCAGGAACGCCAGCACAATGGACGGATCGGTGGGAATGCCGAGGCGCGAGAACTTGCTGAACATCGTCTCCTGGATCGGGACGTGGAAGATGAGGATGACCAGCGAGATGCGCCCGAAATAACGGAACAGGTTCGCCGCCTTTTCAGACCATTTTTCCAGGTTGCGCGAGAGCGAGAGCGTCATCATGATTCCGAGCAGGGCCTCGGCGGTGTTGATCCACAGCGAGGGATAGGAGCGCGTGTTAAAGTCAATGGACGGGGGGAGAGTCAACACCAGGAGGAGCAGCAGGCCGAAGGTCCCGGCTAGGACGAGGGGCGAGGCGAAGAAATTTTCCAGCGGCTTCCGATTCACCTCGTAACCGACGAGGAAGAAAAATCCGCTCGCGAAGACGAGGTCGAGGCTGAACGGCAGGCCATAGAGTTCTGTCCCGATGACGGGCGCTTTGAACGGCCAGAAATACGGCATGGCGAACACGCCCGCGGCCAGCATCGCGAAAAGCAAAAGCCAGCGGAGCCAGTCGCGTTGGACGCGGCCAAAAACGAATCGCCACGCGATCCACGCGAACAGCGCTGCCGCGAACAGATGCGGGATGAACCACAACTGCACCCAGTCAATGTAATATCCTGTGGCGTACAGCGATTTAAGAATCCGCCCGGCGATGACCGGGAAGGTCATGTTGTCGAACGCGGCCTCGCCGAGATAGATCACGAAAAGCGCGAACAAATACGGCTTCAGCAGCGTGTTGAACCGCCGTCGCAGCGTCTCGCCAAAACTGCGCTCGGGACGGAAGAACATCCCCGACAAAAAGAAAAACAGCGGGATGTGAAAAGCGTAAATGAATTTGTGCAGCGTGGGATGATAGCCCGCCAGGTCGTTGTGCGCCAGCACGATGACGAGAATGCCGATGCCCTTCGCAATGTCAATGTAACCGATGCGTTTTTCCATGCGGATATTTTATCCCGTAAACTCAAACGCGGGCATGCCCTCGGTCTGCGTCTGGATTTGGAACAGCCCGCCCGAAAGCGGATAGCGCGCCAGCGCGGCCTCGTCCATGCCGACGCGGGCGGATGTGACGAACAGGATGTCGCGCCGCGGCCCGCCGAAGACGCACGACGACGACTGCAACGCCGGGACGGCCACCTCCGCCTCCAACCTACCCGACGCGGGGTCCCACCGCCCGACGCGCGCGCCGCCCCACAGCGCGATCCACAACTTCCCCTCCATGTCGGAGGTCATCCCGTCCGGCCAGCCCATCGCCGCGGGGACTTCCACCGCGAGGCGCGGACGCGAGAGATTCCCCGTGTCGAGGTCGTAATCGTAGGCGCGGACCTGGCGGGTTGGCGTGTCAATGTGGTAGAACGTTTTATAGTCGGGACTCCAGGCGAGGCCGTTGGAGATGACGACGCCGTCCAGAAGTTTGCGCGGCGGCTTTCCCGCTTCGAGCGAATACAAATTTCCGCTGGGATTTTTCTCGCCCATGTCCATCGTCCCCGCGAGGAGACGGCCGGCCGGGTCGCACTTGCCGTCGTTGAAGCGGTTGGAGGCGGGTTCGTCCACAGACGCGAGAAACGTCCGCTGGCCGCCGCGCCCGCCCAGTGTCCAGAACGAGGCGTGGAGCGCGGCGACGAGTCCGCCGTCCCGCCGCGGCGCGACGCACCCGACGGTTTCGTCGAGCTGGAGATAGTCGTCGCGGCCGTCCTTCCACGCGTGGACGCGTTGGCCGAGGATGTCCACCCAATAGAGGGTCTGCGTCCGCGCGTCCCACGCTGGGCCTTCGCCGAGCGCGGCTTTGGCGTCGAGGAGGAGTTCGGTCTGCATGAAAGTCCTTTCCGCTGGAAAGCATTGTACGCTGGATACGCGGATAGCGACAGGGCATTTGGGCGGGACGGTCTTCTCAAAGTCGCCTGGCAGATTGAGCGATGGAACGCGGGCGCGCGAACGCCTGCGCTTGCGGGCGCCGGGCCTCTTGACAGAATCGCGTCCCGGCATAGAATCAGGCGAAATGTCCAGAATGAACCGAGCCAAAGTCTTTCCCCGCCTGCTTCTCTTTGGGAGGAGCGTTTCTGCTTTTTGGAAAATGGAGAGTCGCTTTTAGCGGCTCTTTTTTTTATCCGCTCGACTGAATCCCGGAACCCATAACCATGCTCAAACTCCCTGGCCTCATTGACCCTCACGTCCACGTGCGTGAACCTGGGCAGACCCACAAAGAAGACTGGGACTCCGTCACCCAAGCCGCGCTCGCGGGCGGCGTGACGATGATCCTCGCCATGCCCAACACCAAGCCGCCCATCTTCGATGAAGCGACTCTTGCTCTCGCCCTCGACGCCGCCAAACAAAAAGCGCGCTGTGACTACGCCCAATTCCTCGGCGCGGGACCCGACAACGCGGATTGGGACAAACACTCAAGTCTGCCCCTACGCTCGGCGGGACTCAAAATGTACCTCGACTCCACCTTCGGCGAACTCCGCCTCGATGACATGACGTCGTGGATGCCTCATTTCGCGAAATTTCCGAAAGACTCTCCGATTGTGTTGCACTCCGAATCGCGCACAATGGCGGCAGGAATTTTGTTCGCCGCGCTCTATAATCGCCCCGTTCACATTGCCCACGTCTCATTGAAAGAAGAAATCCTCCTCATCAAAGCCGCCAAAGAAAAGGGAATCAAAGTGACGTGTGAGGTTTGTCCACACCACCTGTTCATGGTTTCGCAAGTTTTAGACGAGGAAAGAGGAAAGAAGAAAGAAGGCAGGCTGGAGGTTCGACCTAGATTGGCAACTGAAGAAGATGTCGAAGCCCTTTGGCAAAACATGGACGTGATTGACTGCTTCGCCACCGACCACGCTCCTCACACGCTTGAAGAAAAAGATTCCGAGAATCCTCCGCCTGGATTTCCTGGGTTGGAGACTTTACTTCCTTTGTTACTTACAGCGGTAGACGATGGACGATTGACAATGGACGATATTGTTCAGCGATCCGTTATCAACCCTCGCAAGATATTCAATTTGCCAGAACAAAAAGAAACATGGGTCGAAGTGGACGAAACCGCTGTCTATGAAATCAAGGCAGCGGAGCAATTCTCAAGGTGCGGCTGGAGTCCCTTCGAAGGCTGGCAGGTCAAAGGGCGCGTGAAGCGGGTTGTCCTGCGAGGGCAGGTCGCTTTTGAAGATGGGAAGGTTTTGGTCGAACAAGGCTATGGAAGGAACGTGAGGAACCATGACGCTTGAGAACTTCACCGACGTAAAACTCGAAATCTTCGTGCCGCAAGACCATGCCATGAAACTCGCTGACGCGCTTTCGGAGATCGGCGTGGGCGTGATCGGCAATTACGACCATTGCGTCGCAATGACTCAGGTAACGGGCTATTTCCGTCCGCTGGAAGGAGCGAATCCGTATAGCGGGAAAGTCGGCGAAATCAAAGTGGTCACGGAATACAAGCTCGAAGTCAATTGCAAGCGCGAGTTGGTGAAGGAGGCGATGCAGGTGATAAGGCGCGTGCATCCTTACGAAGAGCCGTTGATCAATGTCATTCCGTTGGCGAATCATTTGTTTGGGCTGAGATAAATGCTTATCGAAACAGGATTACCCTCCACGTCGCGCGGAAGTGTGGTCTCGATACATCCCGCGACGATCACGCGGGACTACTCGACCACCACAAATCTCCAGTCTCAAATTACCAATTACCAATCCCTAATTACAAAGGAGCCCCATGCCCACAAATTCCTCCTCCCTCTACCTGCCGTTCGGCGAAAACAAAAACGCCGCATGGTATGGCAAAGACATCATTTCCGTCAAGCAATTCTCGCGCAAAGACCTTGACTACATCTTCGGCGTAGCGCACGAGATGCGCGGCATGGTCGAGCGCGTCGGGACGTTCGATCTGCTGAAAGGCAAGATTCTGGCGAACCTGTTTTACGAACCGTCCACGCGCACGTCGTCGTCGTTCACCGCCGCGATGGAACGGCTTGGCGGCTCGGTCATCCCGATCAATGAGGTGAAGTATTCGTCGGTGACGAAAGGCGAAACGCTTGCGGATACCGTCCGCACGCTCGAATGTTATGCCGATGTGATCGTGTTGCGTCATCCCGAAACGGGGTCGGCGGCGATCGCGTCGAAGGCGGCGAAGAAGCCGATCATCAACGCGGGCGACGGCACGGGCGAACATCCCACGCAGGCGCTGCTCGACGCGTTCACCGTCAAATCCGAACTCGGGCGCTTCGACGGCTTGACCGTCACCATGCTCGGCGATTTGAAATATGGACGCACGGTCCATTCGCTGGCGCGTTTGCTGTCGTTGTTTGACGTGAAGTTGA harbors:
- a CDS encoding transcriptional regulator: MTKRNIGQEILEGVREIKAYKVGAKTLRVRVLKEPAAPQEIRSRLKLSQSAFAGLMGVSLRTVQDWEQGRRKPSGPALALLRIAEQKPEIFIHLA
- a CDS encoding SMP-30/gluconolaconase/LRE domain protein; the encoded protein is MQTELLLDAKAALGEGPAWDARTQTLYWVDILGQRVHAWKDGRDDYLQLDETVGCVAPRRDGGLVAALHASFWTLGGRGGQRTFLASVDEPASNRFNDGKCDPAGRLLAGTMDMGEKNPSGNLYSLEAGKPPRKLLDGVVISNGLAWSPDYKTFYHIDTPTRQVRAYDYDLDTGNLSRPRLAVEVPAAMGWPDGMTSDMEGKLWIALWGGARVGRWDPASGRLEAEVAVPALQSSSCVFGGPRRDILFVTSARVGMDEAALARYPLSGGLFQIQTQTEGMPAFEFTG
- a CDS encoding dihydroorotase; the protein is MLKLPGLIDPHVHVREPGQTHKEDWDSVTQAALAGGVTMILAMPNTKPPIFDEATLALALDAAKQKARCDYAQFLGAGPDNADWDKHSSLPLRSAGLKMYLDSTFGELRLDDMTSWMPHFAKFPKDSPIVLHSESRTMAAGILFAALYNRPVHIAHVSLKEEILLIKAAKEKGIKVTCEVCPHHLFMVSQVLDEERGKKKEGRLEVRPRLATEEDVEALWQNMDVIDCFATDHAPHTLEEKDSENPPPGFPGLETLLPLLLTAVDDGRLTMDDIVQRSVINPRKIFNLPEQKETWVEVDETAVYEIKAAEQFSRCGWSPFEGWQVKGRVKRVVLRGQVAFEDGKVLVEQGYGRNVRNHDA
- a CDS encoding cytochrome C biogenesis protein — encoded protein: MTLENFTDVKLEIFVPQDHAMKLADALSEIGVGVIGNYDHCVAMTQVTGYFRPLEGANPYSGKVGEIKVVTEYKLEVNCKRELVKEAMQVIRRVHPYEEPLINVIPLANHLFGLR
- a CDS encoding aspartate carbamoyltransferase, translated to MPTNSSSLYLPFGENKNAAWYGKDIISVKQFSRKDLDYIFGVAHEMRGMVERVGTFDLLKGKILANLFYEPSTRTSSSFTAAMERLGGSVIPINEVKYSSVTKGETLADTVRTLECYADVIVLRHPETGSAAIASKAAKKPIINAGDGTGEHPTQALLDAFTVKSELGRFDGLTVTMLGDLKYGRTVHSLARLLSLFDVKLNYVSPDILKMPKEVMDEVGEKNIPQAEFDSLDQVLPETDVLYVTRVQKERFENVDEYEKVKGAYVIDPAVMQAAKQKMIVMHPLPRVTEISMDFDDDPRAAYFRQMEYGLYVRMALLAMVLGKA